From Micromonospora carbonacea:
AGGCATGCTGTCCCGATGGGGGTACGGGTCGAGCACGCCGCCGCGGTGACCACGGTGATCCTGGACCGGCCGGCGTCCCGCAACGCCGTCGACGGTCCCACCGCCCGGGCCCTGGCCGACGCGTTCCGCGCCTTCGAGGCCGACCCGGCGGCGGCGGTGGCCGTGCTGTGGGGGGCCGGCGGCACGTTCTGCGCCGGGGCGGACCTCAAGGCGATCGGCACGCCGAGCGGCAACCGGGTCGAGCCGGACGGCGACGGACCGATGGGACCGACCCGGCTGCGGCTGTCCAAGCCGGTGATCGCCGCGATCTCCGGCTACGCCGTGGCCGGCGGGCTGGAGCTGGCGCTCTGGTGCGACCTGCGGGTCGCCGAGTCCGACTCGGTGCTCGGGGTGTTCTGCCGACGCTGGGGCGTGCCGCTGGTCGACGGCGGCACCGTCCGGCTGCCGAGGCTGATCGGCGAGAGCCGGGCGATGGACCTGATCCTCACGGGCCGACCGGTGCCGGCCGAGGAGGCGTACGCGATGGGGTTGGTGAACCGGCTGGTCGCGCCGGGCACGGCCCGCGCGGAGGCCGAGCGGCTGGCCGCCGAGATCGCCCGGCACCCGCAGGCGTGCCTGCGCAACGACCGGGCGGCCGTGCTGGCCGGCGCGAACCTGCCCGAGCCGGAGGCCCTCGCGGTGGAGCTGGCCTACGGCGCGGCGTCCCTCGCGGCCGACGCGACGGCGGGGGCGGCCCGGTTCGCGGCCGGCGCGGGCCGCCACGGCGCCCCCGCCTGAGGGGTGCCGGCCGGCTACCTCAGGTCGCGCACGGCGGTCTCGATGGCGCGGTGGAACGTCGGGTACGCGTAGATCATGTGCCGGAGCCGGGCCAGCGGCACCTCCGCGTGCACCGCCACCACCAGGCCCGACAGCACCTCGCCGCCGGCCGGACCGGCCGAGGTGGCCCCGACCAGCACCCCCCGGTCGGCGTCCGCCACCAGCTTGACGAACCCGTCGCCCCGGTGGATCCAGCCCCGGGTGGACGAGTCGAGCCGGCTCATCCCGACCTGCACGTTGATGCCCCGCTCGCGGGCCTGGCGCTCGGTGAGCCCGACCGCGCCGATCTCGGGGTCGGTGAAGGTGACCCGGGGCAGCGCCCGGTAGTCGGCGTGCGGCACCCCGCCGGCGATCCCGGCGCCCTCCGTGCGCGCCACGCCGCCGACCGCGCTGGCGCTGCCGCTCGCGTCCGCGCCGGCCTGCGCCCGCCGGACGTGGTCGAGCACGTCGGCGACCACGATGGCCGCCTGGTACATGGCGATGTGGGTGAACGCGCCCTCCCCGGTCAGGTCGCCGACGCCCCAGATCCCGGCGGCGGCGCGCATCCGGTCGTCCACGGCGAGGAACCGCTGGCCCGGGTCGAGGCCGACCGTGTCGAGGCCCAGCTCGTCGAGGTGCGCCCGGCGGCCGGTGACCACGAGCAGCCGCTCGGCGGTGAACTCGGCCCCGCCCGCCGCCCGCAGCGTGAACGCCCGCCCGTCGTGGTCGACCCGCTCCGCGCGTACGTCGGTGGCGATCCGCACCCCGTCGGCGCGCAGGGCGGCGGCGGCCACCTCGGAGGACTCGGGCTCCTCGACGGCGAGCACCCGGCCCGACGCCTCCAGCACGGTCACCTCGACGCCGAACCGGGCGAAGACCTGGGCCAGCTCCAGCCCGATCGCGCCGCCGCCGAGCACCAGCAGGCTGCCCGGCAGCTCCTCGACCTCGATGGCCTGCTGGTTCGTCCAGTACGGCGTGTCGGCCAGCCCGGGCAGCGGCGGCACGAAGGGCCGGGTGCCGGTGCCGAGCACGATGCCGTGCCGGGCCTGGAAGACCCGGTCGCCGACGCGGACCCGGCCGGGGCCGTCGAGCGCCCCGCTGCCCCGCACGAACCGGCCGCCCTTGCCGGTGAACCGCTCCACCGCGACCCGGTCGTCCCAGGTGTCGGTGGCCTCCTCGCGGATCCGCTTCGCCACCGGGGCCCAGTCGGGGCGGACGTCGGCCTCGCCCGCGAACTCGGCGACCCGCCGGGCCTCGGCGACCGCGTTCGCCGCCCGGATCATCATCTTGCTCGGGATGCACCCCCAGTACGGGCACTCGCCGCCGACCAGCCGCCGCTCGACGCCGACGACGCTCAGGCCCGCCTCGGCGAGCCGGCCGGCGACCTCCTCGCCGCCGACGCCGAGCCCGAGCACGACCACGTCCACCAGTTCCGGTTCCGCCATCGGACCAGCATTCCGCACCGACGGACCGCCGGCCACCGCGCCGGGCGAATTCCCGGCCCGGCTGCCACCGCCGGCCACCCGTCTTTCGCCTCCGTCGCCCGCCTCCCCTCGCCCCGCTCCCGGAATTTCCGCGCCCCGGGCTCGCCGGGCCCCTACCGTGGCCGGATGCGCGCACGCTTCGCCCCCGTCCGGGACTGCTTCCACGACCTGTTCGCCGCCGGCCGGGAGACCGGGGCCGGCCTCGCCATCTGGTACGACGGCACGCCGGTCGTCGACCTCGTCGCCGGCTCCCGGGCCGCCGTCGCACCGGGCCGGTCGGTGCCGCCGGCCGGGGGCGGCGACCCGTGGCGACCGGACACCCTGGTGGACGTCTACTCGGTCGGCAAGCCGGTGGCCGCGCTCTGCCTGCTCCTGCTCGTCGACCGGGGGCGGCTCGACCTGGACGATCCGGTCGCCGACCACTGGCCGGGGTTCCGCGCGCCCGCCACGGTCCGCCAGGTGCTCAGCCACACGGCCGGGCTGCCGGCGTTCCCGGTGCCCCGCCCGGCCGAGGCGGTCGCCGACTGGGACCTGCTCTGCGCCGACCTGGCCGCCGCCGAGCCGCAATGGACGCCGGGGACCGTCGCGGGCGAGCACGCCTGGACGTACGGGCACCTCGTGGGCGAGCTGGTGCGCCGGGTGGACGGGCGGTCGGTGGGCCGGTTCCTGGCCGAGGAGATCGCCGGCCCGTGGCGGCTCGACCTGGGCTTCGGGCTCGGCGCGGCCGACCGGCGGCGGTGCGCCGACCTGTCGTACGCCGATCCGGGCTGGCCGGTCCGCACACTCGGCGAGCCGGGGTCGCTGCGGGCGGCGGCCCTGGGCAACCCGGCCGGCGGCCTGGACGTGGCGGTGCTGAACAGCGATCTGTGGCGGGGCGCGCAGGTGCCGGCGGTGAACCTGCACGCCACGGCCGCCGGGCTGGCCCGCTGCTATGCCGGGCTGCTGGCCGGCGGCACCCTGGACGGGGTGCGGCTGTTCAGCCCGGAGCTGGTCGCCGAGGCGACCCGGACCCAGTACGACGGGCCGGACCTGGTGCTCGACCGCCGGGCGTGCTGGACGCTGGGCATGCAGCGGGAGCCGGACGGGAGCTGGGGCATGGGCGGGATCGGCGGCAGCAGCGCCTGGGCCGACCCGGACCGGGGCTACGTGTTCGCGTACGCGACCGCGCGGCTGGCCGACCACGACCGCGTCGACGAGCTGGTCGAGGCCCTGCACTCCTGCCTCTGACCGCGCGCTGCGGCCCACGCCGGGGCCGGGGTGTTAGGAGGGGTCCCTTGTACAACAGAATGCGTTAACCAGGGGCCCTTCCTTTCACCCAGCGGCGGACGTACGCGCCGTCGGGGTCGAAGCGGGCCGCCTGGCGGGTCGGGTTGAACCCCCGGTGTGGCCGGCTGTCGTTGCCGGTGCCCGCCACCCACTGCCAGTTGCCGGCGTTGTTGGCCACGTCGCCGTCGAGCAGCCAGCGGGAGAAGACGGCGACCCCCTCGCGCCAGTCCAGCCCGACAACCTTGGTCAGGTAGCCGGCCGTGATCAGCCGGGCCCGGTTGTGCATCCAGCCCTCGGCGCGCAGCTGCCGCATCCCCGCGTCGACGATCGGCAGGCCGGTGCGCCCCCGCGTCCAGGCGTCGAGCGCCTCGGGGTCGTGCCGCCAGTCCTCGGTGGCCCCCCGCCGGTACGCCTTCGTGGCGATCTCGGGGAAGACGGCGGTGACCTGGTGGTAGAAGTCCCGCCAGCAGAGCTGCCGGACGAACGGGCCGAACCGCGCGCCGCCCGGGTCGCCGGCCCGCTCACCCGCCCGGTTCGCCAGCTCCAGCGGCGACAGGCAGCCGAACCGCAGGTACGGGCTGAGCCGCGAGGTCGCGTCGCCGGCCAGGTCGTCGTGGCTGTCGCCGTACCGGTCGACGGTGGGCAGCCACTGCGCGAGGCGGCGGCGGGCGGCGGCCTCCCCGCCCGGCGCGGCGTGCGGCGACTCCCCCGGCGGCGGTGCGGGCAGCTTGCCGACCGGCGGCCCGTCGGGCGATGACCCGGGCCTCAGCCGCTCGGGCAGCCGGATCCGGTCGGGCGGGGCCAGCTCCTCCCGCCACAGCGCCCCCTGCCAGGCCCGGAAGTAGGGGGTGAAGACCCGGTAGTGGTCGCCGCCGGCCGGACGCACCGCGCCGGGGTCGACGATCGTGAGGCCGGGGAAGAGGCGCAGGTGCAGACGGTGCCGCTCGCACTCGGCGCGCAGCCGGCGCTCGCGGGTGCCGGCGTAGCGGCTGACGTCGGCGGAGCAGGCGATCCCCTCGGCGCCCACCTCGCCGGCCAGCCGGATCGTCTCGGCCACCGGGTCGCCGTGCCGGATCACCAGGTCGCCGCCGCGGTCCCGCAGCGCGTCGCGTAGGGCGGCGAGGCTCTGGTGCAGGAAGCGCGTCCGGTTGGGCGAGCGGCCGGTGAGCGCCGGGTCGAGCACGAACAGCGGGACGACCCGGGCGAAGGCGGAGCAGGCCGCGGCCAGCGCCGGGTGGTCGTGCACCCGCAGGTCGCGGGTGAACAACACGATCGCGGTACGCGTCATCGGCCGGCGGGCGGCAGGGTCGGGCCGGGGACCACGACGGGGGTGCCGGCGGGGGTGAGCAGGGCCCGCCCGGCCACCGCCATCCGCCGCCGCCGGGGCACCAGCGCCCGCCGGGTGAACACGTCGTAGTCCTGGGCGGCGACCTCGTCGAGGATGCCGCCGTAGAGGACGTACGCGGTGCGCATGCACGCCTGGGAGGCGGGCGTGAGCATGGTGACGCCCGGCGCGGCGGCCGCGTAGTGCGTCTGGGCGCGGCTCACCTCGTACTCGACGAGGTCGCGGATCCTCGGGGTGGCCCGGCCCCGGGCGGCGGCGGCGAACAGGTCCTCGCGGGTGACGTCGAACTTGGCGAGGTCCTCGTCGGGCAGGTACGTCCGGCCGCGTGCGAGGTCCTCGGCGACGTCCCGGATGAAGTTGGTGAGCTGGAAGGCGAGGCCGAGCTGCCGGGCGGGCTCGCGGGCGGCGGCGGGGTCGGAGCTGCCGAGGATCGGCAGCATCATGGTGCCGATGACGGCGGCCGAGCCCTCCATGTAGTCGAGCAGGTCGTCGTAGGTCGGGTACGCGGTGACGGTCAGGTCCATCGCCATGCTGCGCAGGAACGACGCGAAGTCGGCCCGGTCCAGGTCGAAGACGGCGATGGTGTGCAGCACGGCGGGCAGCAGCGGGTCGTCGACCGGGGCCCCGGCCAGCCCGGCCAGGAAGCGGGCCGACCAGTCGTCGAGCCGGGCGGCCCGCTCGGCAGGCGGCAGGTCCTCGGTGCGGTCGACGATCTCGTCGGCGTACCGGGTGAATCCGTACAACGCGTGAACGTGTCGCCGTTTCCAAGCGGGAAGCAGGCGGGTGGCGAGATAGTAGGTGCGGCCGTGACGTCTGTGCAGCTCGCGGCAGCGGTCATAGGCAGCGGTGAGGTCGACGTCCACCGGCCCTCCCTCGAATTCGACGCAGAAATCGACGCAACTCGTAACCCTAGGGTACGCTCGCCGACATGGCCAACGACGCAGTTGCGGGTAATGCGCTCCGCGTCGCGCCGGCACAGCCGGGAGCGACGGACGATCCGGTCCGCGGCGTACTGGCCGCGTTCACGAAAGACCTGGTCAAGGGGGTCGACGAGACTCTCGACGGCTTCCTCGCCGCCGAGGTCTCGACGCTCGCCGAAATCGACTCGGCGATGGGCGAATTCGCCGCGACCGCGCGCGACTGCGTGCTGGCCGGCGGCAAGCGGGTCCGCCCCACCTTCG
This genomic window contains:
- a CDS encoding crotonase/enoyl-CoA hydratase family protein is translated as MGVRVEHAAAVTTVILDRPASRNAVDGPTARALADAFRAFEADPAAAVAVLWGAGGTFCAGADLKAIGTPSGNRVEPDGDGPMGPTRLRLSKPVIAAISGYAVAGGLELALWCDLRVAESDSVLGVFCRRWGVPLVDGGTVRLPRLIGESRAMDLILTGRPVPAEEAYAMGLVNRLVAPGTARAEAERLAAEIARHPQACLRNDRAAVLAGANLPEPEALAVELAYGAASLAADATAGAARFAAGAGRHGAPA
- a CDS encoding dihydrolipoyl dehydrogenase family protein — its product is MAEPELVDVVVLGLGVGGEEVAGRLAEAGLSVVGVERRLVGGECPYWGCIPSKMMIRAANAVAEARRVAEFAGEADVRPDWAPVAKRIREEATDTWDDRVAVERFTGKGGRFVRGSGALDGPGRVRVGDRVFQARHGIVLGTGTRPFVPPLPGLADTPYWTNQQAIEVEELPGSLLVLGGGAIGLELAQVFARFGVEVTVLEASGRVLAVEEPESSEVAAAALRADGVRIATDVRAERVDHDGRAFTLRAAGGAEFTAERLLVVTGRRAHLDELGLDTVGLDPGQRFLAVDDRMRAAAGIWGVGDLTGEGAFTHIAMYQAAIVVADVLDHVRRAQAGADASGSASAVGGVARTEGAGIAGGVPHADYRALPRVTFTDPEIGAVGLTERQARERGINVQVGMSRLDSSTRGWIHRGDGFVKLVADADRGVLVGATSAGPAGGEVLSGLVVAVHAEVPLARLRHMIYAYPTFHRAIETAVRDLR
- a CDS encoding cryptochrome/photolyase family protein; this translates as MTRTAIVLFTRDLRVHDHPALAAACSAFARVVPLFVLDPALTGRSPNRTRFLHQSLAALRDALRDRGGDLVIRHGDPVAETIRLAGEVGAEGIACSADVSRYAGTRERRLRAECERHRLHLRLFPGLTIVDPGAVRPAGGDHYRVFTPYFRAWQGALWREELAPPDRIRLPERLRPGSSPDGPPVGKLPAPPPGESPHAAPGGEAAARRRLAQWLPTVDRYGDSHDDLAGDATSRLSPYLRFGCLSPLELANRAGERAGDPGGARFGPFVRQLCWRDFYHQVTAVFPEIATKAYRRGATEDWRHDPEALDAWTRGRTGLPIVDAGMRQLRAEGWMHNRARLITAGYLTKVVGLDWREGVAVFSRWLLDGDVANNAGNWQWVAGTGNDSRPHRGFNPTRQAARFDPDGAYVRRWVKGRAPG
- a CDS encoding serine hydrolase domain-containing protein, which produces MRARFAPVRDCFHDLFAAGRETGAGLAIWYDGTPVVDLVAGSRAAVAPGRSVPPAGGGDPWRPDTLVDVYSVGKPVAALCLLLLVDRGRLDLDDPVADHWPGFRAPATVRQVLSHTAGLPAFPVPRPAEAVADWDLLCADLAAAEPQWTPGTVAGEHAWTYGHLVGELVRRVDGRSVGRFLAEEIAGPWRLDLGFGLGAADRRRCADLSYADPGWPVRTLGEPGSLRAAALGNPAGGLDVAVLNSDLWRGAQVPAVNLHATAAGLARCYAGLLAGGTLDGVRLFSPELVAEATRTQYDGPDLVLDRRACWTLGMQREPDGSWGMGGIGGSSAWADPDRGYVFAYATARLADHDRVDELVEALHSCL
- a CDS encoding phytoene/squalene synthase family protein is translated as MDVDLTAAYDRCRELHRRHGRTYYLATRLLPAWKRRHVHALYGFTRYADEIVDRTEDLPPAERAARLDDWSARFLAGLAGAPVDDPLLPAVLHTIAVFDLDRADFASFLRSMAMDLTVTAYPTYDDLLDYMEGSAAVIGTMMLPILGSSDPAAAREPARQLGLAFQLTNFIRDVAEDLARGRTYLPDEDLAKFDVTREDLFAAAARGRATPRIRDLVEYEVSRAQTHYAAAAPGVTMLTPASQACMRTAYVLYGGILDEVAAQDYDVFTRRALVPRRRRMAVAGRALLTPAGTPVVVPGPTLPPAGR